TGATCACGTGGTCGCGCAGCGCCGCCACCGACAGCTGTTCGTCGGTCTGCATCTCCAGCGGCACGTTTCCGGCGAGGCGGGCGATCCACTCGGCGACCCGCGGCGCCACCGCGATGAGGAACGGCGCCGCCAGCATGGTGAGCACGGTCGCGGCAAGAAAGAGTTGATAACGCGGCCCGTTCAACAGCCCCGCCGTGGCTCCGGCGCCCGCCAACACGAAGGAGAACTCGCCGATCTGCGCCAGGCCGAAGCCCGCCGTGATGCTGGTGGCCAGCGTGCGCTTCAGGCTGCGCACCGCACCGGCCGCGATCACCGCCTTCACCACCACGATCGTCGCCACCAGCCCCAGCACCAGCAGAGGCTCACGCAGAATGGTGCCCGGATCCAGGAGCATCCCCACGGAAGTGAAGAAGATCCCGCTGAAGGTGTCGCGGAACGGGAGGATGTCCGACAACGCCTGAAGGCCGTACTCCGATTCCGAGATCACGAGCCCCGCGATGAAGGCGCCGAGCGCGAGCGACACGCCGAAGAGCGAGGTGACGTAGGCCGCGCCCAAGCCGAGGAAGACAACGCAGAGCGTGAATATCTCGCGGTTGCGAAGGCGGACCACGTGCTCGAGCATCTTCGGCACGAGGACGCGTCCGAACACGATCAGTCCGGCGACCGGCAGGAGGCCGATGCCGATCCCACGCAGCGCCGCGCCCACCCCGCCCGCCGAGCCCGCCAGGAACGGCACCAGGAGCATCACCGGCACGACGGCGAGGTCCTGGAAGATCGCGATCGCAACCACCACACGGCCGTGCGCGGTGTCGAGCTCGTAGCGCTGCGCGTAGACCTTCAGGATGATGGCCGTGGAGGAGAACGCCACCAGCGCACCCGCGAACACGGCGCTGGCGGGAGGCAGGCCGGCCGCGAGTCCGATGAGCCCGAACACTCCGAGGCTGGCCAGGATCTGGACCGCGCCGCCCTGAAGCACCTCGCGACCCAGCTTCAGGACCCGCGACAACTCGAGCTCCAGGCCGATGGCGAAGAGCAGCAGCACGGCGCCGACC
The sequence above is drawn from the Gemmatimonadales bacterium genome and encodes:
- a CDS encoding cation:proton antiporter; translation: MHDIPILRDLVILVAVAIPVVMAAHRVKIPSLVGFLLTGLVIGPHAFGLIGEGETVGQLAEVGAVLLLFAIGLELELSRVLKLGREVLQGGAVQILASLGVFGLIGLAAGLPPASAVFAGALVAFSSTAIILKVYAQRYELDTAHGRVVVAIAIFQDLAVVPVMLLVPFLAGSAGGVGAALRGIGIGLLPVAGLIVFGRVLVPKMLEHVVRLRNREIFTLCVVFLGLGAAYVTSLFGVSLALGAFIAGLVISESEYGLQALSDILPFRDTFSGIFFTSVGMLLDPGTILREPLLVLGLVATIVVVKAVIAAGAVRSLKRTLATSITAGFGLAQIGEFSFVLAGAGATAGLLNGPRYQLFLAATVLTMLAAPFLIAVAPRVAEWIARLAGNVPLEMQTDEQLSVAALRDHVIIVGYGLNGRNMARALRSTGIAYVILEQHGGVVREARERDEVILFGDGTNPEVLERVGVKRARVIVFCIAAPDVERRGVAVARGLNPKLHIVVRTRYVAAMEELQQLGANEVVPEEFETSLEIFSRVLRRYGLPTSTLRREVASARRGHYEALRGPAPTGHLVSSLAHLEKLVAIETVIVEPNAPAIGENAGTLNLRHQTGATVIAVIRGDAALYTPDPGFRFMEGDAVVLVGVAEGLTRGAVLFRAAIAPE